A single window of Flagellimonas maritima DNA harbors:
- a CDS encoding glycoside hydrolase family 28 protein has translation MFKMFVDKNLSITLVRCLLVLSALTVYSCKELDVEKTNFSKTQKVDEIIKRIKLPIIGSEVIAITDMGAIGDGLANCKPAISKAIAEISAKGGGKVVFPKGDYFCEGPIHLESNINLHFEEGSTLTFSQNADDYLPVQLVRWEGVELYNYSPYIYADNKTDIAITGKGKLNGSAIGGIAEWRTKQKPAQNKSRQMGTDLVPVEERIFGKDNYLRMSFIQLMNCSNILIEDITIENVPFWVIHPTYSNNITIRNVEINSTRINNDGIDLDSCYDALVENCKFNAGDDAIAIKSGRDQDAWRVNKSSKDIVVRNCLAENVLHGMAFGSEMSGGIENIYVENFFMKNVKKYAVQFKSNRDRGSYIRDVFIDGVFIDTTSTAVFFTNDYHSYRGGKSPSDFSDIEIKNLTCNFAYGKAIDVQGLSSKPIRNLKFENIIINKEMDLSTVKNTTDGSYKNVQIHKEESDFSN, from the coding sequence ATGTTCAAGATGTTTGTAGATAAAAACCTTTCAATTACGTTAGTCCGATGCCTCTTGGTATTAAGTGCATTAACTGTTTATTCTTGCAAAGAGTTGGACGTTGAGAAAACTAATTTTAGCAAAACCCAAAAAGTCGATGAAATTATCAAGCGTATAAAACTTCCTATTATCGGTTCTGAGGTCATTGCAATAACAGATATGGGAGCGATAGGTGATGGGCTTGCTAACTGTAAACCTGCAATCAGTAAAGCGATAGCGGAAATTTCTGCCAAAGGAGGTGGTAAAGTTGTTTTCCCAAAAGGGGATTATTTTTGTGAAGGACCAATACATTTGGAAAGTAACATCAACTTACATTTTGAAGAAGGTTCAACACTGACCTTCAGTCAGAACGCCGATGACTATTTACCCGTACAATTGGTTCGTTGGGAGGGTGTTGAATTATATAATTATTCACCCTATATCTACGCAGACAATAAAACGGATATCGCCATAACGGGTAAAGGTAAACTTAACGGCAGTGCCATTGGAGGAATTGCAGAATGGCGCACTAAACAAAAACCTGCACAAAACAAATCAAGGCAAATGGGTACGGACTTAGTTCCTGTGGAAGAGCGTATTTTTGGTAAGGACAACTATCTGCGAATGTCCTTTATTCAATTGATGAATTGTTCCAACATTCTAATTGAGGACATCACTATAGAGAATGTACCGTTTTGGGTCATCCATCCCACGTATTCTAATAATATTACGATTAGAAACGTAGAAATCAATAGTACAAGAATAAATAATGACGGGATAGATTTAGACTCTTGCTATGATGCATTGGTCGAAAACTGTAAGTTCAACGCGGGTGATGATGCTATTGCCATTAAATCTGGTAGAGACCAAGACGCTTGGAGAGTAAATAAATCCAGTAAGGACATTGTAGTACGAAACTGTCTGGCCGAAAATGTATTGCACGGTATGGCTTTTGGCAGCGAAATGTCGGGAGGTATCGAGAATATTTACGTTGAGAATTTTTTTATGAAAAATGTCAAAAAATATGCAGTTCAATTTAAATCCAATAGAGATAGGGGTAGCTATATACGCGATGTTTTTATAGACGGCGTTTTTATTGATACTACCTCAACCGCTGTATTTTTTACTAATGATTATCATAGTTACCGAGGTGGCAAAAGTCCATCGGACTTTAGTGACATTGAAATAAAAAACTTGACTTGTAATTTTGCCTACGGAAAAGCTATAGATGTTCAGGGACTTTCCAGTAAGCCAATACGAAATCTGAAATTTGAAAATATAATTATAAACAAGGAAATGGATTTATCTACTGTAAAAAATACCACAGATGGTTCTTATAAGAATGTTCAAATTCATAAAGAAGAATCCGATTTTTCCAATTGA